In the genome of Calditrichota bacterium, the window CCAAGAACTGCCTCGGTCTGATAGTGTGGATGCACACTTTCTCGCCGGGCAAAATGTGGATAGCCGGACTGAAGACGCTGCGCAAGCCATTTGTCCACCTCCACACGCAATACAACCGCGATCTCCCCTGGTCGGAGATCGACATGAACTTTATGAACCTCAACCAGTCGGCGCATGGCGATCGGGAATTTGGCTTCATGTGCACGCGCCTGGGCCTCCGCCGCAAGGTTGTCGTCGGTCACTGGCAGGACGAGACGGTTCACCGGGAGCTCGCCGTCTGGATGCGGGCTGCAGCTGCCTGGCAAGACTGGCAGACAGGAAGGATCGCCCGATTTGGTGACAACATGCGCGAGGTGGCCGTCACCGAAGGCGACAAGGTCGAGGCCCAGATGGAGTTCGGGTACTCGGTCAATGGCTATGGGGTTGGCGACCTGGTGAAGGTCGTGCAAGCTATCTCCGACTCTGAGGTGGATCGCCTTGTTCAGGTTTACGACGAGAAATACGTCGTCGCCAAGGATGCCCAACCTGGGGGGCCAAAGCACCAGGCCGTCAGGGAAGCGGCGCGTATTGAGCTGGGCCTGAAAGAGTTTCTCCGGGAAGGTGGCTTCACCGCGTTTACTACGACCTTCGAGGACCTCCACGGCCTTGCTCAATTGCCGGGTCTCGCCGTGCAGCGGCTCATGGCGGAAGGGTACGGATTTGGCGCAGAGGGCGACTGGAAGACGGCGGCGCTGGTGCGCGCCATGAAGGTCATGGCCGCCGGGCTCGAAGGCGGCACCTCGTTCATGGAGGACTACACCTACCACTTGGCCCCTGTCGGCATGAAAGTGCTCGGAGCGCACATGCTGGAGGTGTGCGCGACGCTCGCGGCTGAGCGCCCCCGCTTAGAGGTTCATCCGCTATCGATCGGCGGCAAGGCCGACCCGGCTCGCTTGGTGTTCGGCGTGCCCGCCGGACCCGCTTTGAACGTCGCGATGATCGACCTCGGCCACCGCTTCCGCATGGTGCTCAACGAAGTCGAAAGTGTTGCGCCAGACGAAGACCTGCCGAGACTGCCGGTAGCCAGAGCGGTCTGGGTCCCGAAGCCCGAACTTCGCGTTGCCGCGCATTGCTGGATCCTGGCGGGCGGGGCGCACCATACGGCATTCACCATGGCGCTCACCGCCGAGCATCTGCGGGATTTTGCCGAAATCGCTGGGGTTGAGCTCGTGGAGATCAACGATTCTACCACCGTTCAAGACTTCAAGAAAGAGCTGCGCTGGAACGCGGCTGCGTACAATGCCTAATTGGAAGCCGCGTTGCAGCCCCCGGTGTCGTTGTGCAAGAGGCCGGGTATGAATCACGGGCGACGGACCCGCGCGGCAGGGTAGGAGCAGCACCTTTGCCTGCCGAACTCCGCGTGGCGCAGTCGGCAAAACCACCCGGTCGTTCCCTCTCTCCTCCAACGCGCCCTCGTGCCATGTCGCAGCTATGCTGATCCGTGGGTGCTCCGCGTGGCCTCCGTCCGCAACGGGTAACCCTCTCCCTTGTTCTCGCCTCCGCAAAGAGAGAAAGCAGTTGCTATTTTTTCGGCGTTTTGCTACCTTCTTTTGGCGCATGGGCGCACGACGGTGAGGACAGCGACAAGACATCAGCGCGAGGCGCAAGGTGAGGAGCCTCTCCCGTGGCGGCGTGTCCGCCGTGGTGGTCACGTACAACAGCGAGCGCTACATCAGCGCCTGCCTTTCTTCCCTCCTGACGGCAGTCGAGGGCCTGAGCGCAGAAGTGTGGGTTATCGACAATGCTTCAGAGGACGGCACCTGGGCCCTCGTCGAGCAATTTGCTGCACGTGCGCCGGTCCCCATCCACCTGTTGCGCAACTCACGCAATCTCGGCTTCACGCGGGCCACAA includes:
- the araA gene encoding L-arabinose isomerase; protein product: MKAYDDFEVWFVTGSQHLYGDEVLEKVAEHSREIAEFLDAVPAIPARIVFKPVLTDPGNIHDLALAANSAKNCLGLIVWMHTFSPGKMWIAGLKTLRKPFVHLHTQYNRDLPWSEIDMNFMNLNQSAHGDREFGFMCTRLGLRRKVVVGHWQDETVHRELAVWMRAAAAWQDWQTGRIARFGDNMREVAVTEGDKVEAQMEFGYSVNGYGVGDLVKVVQAISDSEVDRLVQVYDEKYVVAKDAQPGGPKHQAVREAARIELGLKEFLREGGFTAFTTTFEDLHGLAQLPGLAVQRLMAEGYGFGAEGDWKTAALVRAMKVMAAGLEGGTSFMEDYTYHLAPVGMKVLGAHMLEVCATLAAERPRLEVHPLSIGGKADPARLVFGVPAGPALNVAMIDLGHRFRMVLNEVESVAPDEDLPRLPVARAVWVPKPELRVAAHCWILAGGAHHTAFTMALTAEHLRDFAEIAGVELVEINDSTTVQDFKKELRWNAAAYNA
- a CDS encoding glycosyltransferase; this translates as MRSLSRGGVSAVVVTYNSERYISACLSSLLTAVEGLSAEVWVIDNASEDGTWALVEQFAARAPVPIHLLRNSRNLGFTRATNQGLASATGRFLLLLNPDVEVPRGTLRHLIAFLEHEPDVGLVAPQLRFPDGSVQPSCRRFPRR